A genome region from Sphaerisporangium krabiense includes the following:
- a CDS encoding helix-turn-helix domain-containing protein, which produces MAETLKKGTRVTGADREKLAADLKKRYAAGESIRALAASTGRSYGFIHRILSESGVTLRGRGGATRGKSKR; this is translated from the coding sequence GTGGCCGAGACTCTGAAGAAGGGCACCCGGGTGACCGGAGCCGACCGTGAAAAACTGGCCGCCGATCTCAAGAAGCGCTACGCCGCGGGTGAGAGCATCCGCGCGCTGGCCGCTTCCACCGGCAGGTCGTACGGGTTCATCCACCGCATCCTCAGCGAGTCGGGCGTGACTCTGCGCGGGCGCGGCGGGGCGACCCGGGGTAAGTCGAAGCGCTAG
- a CDS encoding enoyl-CoA hydratase/isomerase family protein — protein sequence MRFEVDGEIATITLDRPDKRNAQTFATWSALARIGNTLPGQVRVVVVRGEGPSFSAGIDLRMFTPEGVPGQGSFASVAALDADVSGERIRQAQQGFLWLRRPDIVSIAVVQGYAIGAGFQLALSCDLRILGEDAKFCMKEPALGLVPDLTGTKPLVELVGVSKALEICLTARVVEAGEALRIGLAEQVVPVAELEAATARLASALLTTDRAAAAATKRLLRGAQGRSLEDQSAAERAEQVMRIQTMFGAHGAAGNDERTKSMRNVRDHPENDPGGRAPSAG from the coding sequence ATGCGCTTCGAGGTGGACGGCGAGATCGCGACGATCACGCTGGACCGGCCGGACAAGCGGAACGCACAGACGTTCGCTACCTGGTCGGCCCTGGCCCGGATCGGCAACACGTTGCCCGGGCAGGTGCGCGTCGTCGTGGTCAGAGGCGAGGGGCCGTCCTTCTCAGCGGGCATAGACCTGCGAATGTTCACTCCGGAGGGCGTACCGGGGCAGGGCTCGTTCGCGTCCGTGGCCGCGCTCGACGCCGATGTGTCCGGCGAGCGGATCAGGCAGGCCCAGCAGGGGTTCCTGTGGCTGAGACGTCCGGACATCGTGTCGATCGCGGTGGTTCAGGGGTACGCGATCGGGGCCGGATTCCAACTGGCCCTGTCCTGCGACCTGCGGATACTCGGGGAAGACGCCAAATTCTGCATGAAGGAGCCCGCGCTCGGGCTCGTCCCGGACCTGACCGGCACCAAGCCGCTGGTCGAGCTCGTCGGCGTGTCCAAGGCCCTGGAGATCTGCCTGACGGCCCGCGTGGTGGAGGCCGGAGAGGCGCTGAGGATCGGGCTCGCCGAGCAGGTGGTTCCCGTGGCCGAGCTGGAGGCGGCCACCGCGAGGCTCGCGTCCGCCCTCCTGACGACCGACAGGGCGGCCGCGGCGGCGACCAAGCGGCTGCTGCGCGGCGCGCAGGGGCGCTCGCTGGAGGACCAGAGCGCGGCGGAGCGCGCGGAGCAGGTGATGCGCATCCAGACCATGTTCGGTGCTCACGGCGCCGCGGGCAATGACGAGCGCACGAAGAGCATGCGAAACGTGCGGGACCACCCGGAGAACGACCCCGGCGGCCGGGCGCCGTCCGCGGGGTGA